The Candidatus Zixiibacteriota bacterium genome includes a window with the following:
- a CDS encoding CHAT domain-containing tetratricopeptide repeat protein: MVTEADISRRAVEEFLQTGALGSSGQAEMVAACDRLVRTETQRSADSSIALGRSFLTRAGQLDDRARAIALRALGWALVVAGQYQEARKHYLAAREIVKKDAMARARIDRILIDIYMYLNDFNEARKRAGMALGTFRRLKAQADIAKTQVNFANLLHRMDRHREAHRRYQQAAVYFEGTGAEVAVALCYYNQANTLVQLFDFERAIERYRSAHELFTRHGHQLHATSCLYGLAWIHMLQGDFHRALIELNECETSYLQGGQRREVVLCRLDRAEAFLGLNLYQDALHDARRAITSARDLQIKYELAKGCFFGAQALSGLGRNAEARQMLKDAGRNFEAVRNEGFSAAVALTEARLDRSAKNRTLKMKAARRRFRRAQLPLWAAICDLQIASQTSDDDRALDRLARNSAVHTVPHLLAGYHTLRGDRCAEADDLDRAIGHWSQAAELLDAVRAKLPPVEMRSSFFATRSEPHRKLVESQAEREPLKAAVWSERLKTTGLWSTLSDPADKPERQRVTESLAQLADQVASISGNLNDPSERGLSVRRRRSRRLLAMQREVRDGLAAVEKAQGDISTFEQIAAGFARRSYQMPIVQFYVGPQDIVAFVHRRGECRSYRYADGALTLRHLIGQWRYFVECVPNRRGKLRRSELDDETRILSRIGHWLLPPLEIPAQSRRVLIIPEGQLSGLPWQALRGNGGTCLLDRHELVFSPSLRHYEFAREQNCRSQQARVFVGPVDGLRHVRDELDMVLDSLGDLSVQVADPCRREDWPESGSYRLWHYTGHASLRTDNPFYSSLHLADGPMFAADFRLRHNRVALVTLAACRTGQQAGLPAEESAGLVRALLEMGARTVVAGNWAVADKSTSVWMSELYRNYIDGNKPAEAVRRSSLAVRERYPSAYHWGAFSAFGAD; this comes from the coding sequence ATGGTAACCGAAGCCGACATATCACGCAGGGCGGTTGAAGAATTTTTGCAGACCGGGGCGCTGGGTTCATCCGGCCAGGCCGAGATGGTTGCCGCCTGTGACCGTCTCGTCCGCACCGAGACACAGCGGTCGGCTGATTCATCTATAGCGCTCGGACGGAGCTTCCTGACCCGGGCCGGACAACTCGACGACCGGGCCAGGGCAATTGCCCTACGCGCGCTCGGCTGGGCCCTGGTTGTTGCCGGTCAATATCAAGAGGCGCGGAAGCATTACCTGGCGGCCCGAGAAATTGTCAAAAAGGACGCCATGGCGCGTGCTCGGATCGATCGTATCCTGATTGATATCTACATGTATCTGAACGATTTCAACGAAGCACGCAAACGGGCCGGGATGGCGCTCGGCACATTCCGGCGACTCAAAGCTCAGGCCGACATCGCCAAGACCCAGGTCAATTTTGCCAACCTGCTGCATCGCATGGACCGCCATCGTGAGGCGCATCGTCGTTATCAGCAGGCGGCTGTTTATTTCGAGGGTACCGGTGCTGAAGTAGCGGTTGCCTTGTGTTATTACAACCAGGCCAACACCCTGGTACAACTTTTCGATTTCGAACGAGCGATAGAACGTTATCGCTCGGCGCACGAACTGTTTACCCGTCACGGCCATCAACTGCACGCCACTTCGTGCCTTTACGGTCTGGCCTGGATCCACATGCTGCAGGGAGATTTTCATCGCGCCCTGATCGAGCTTAACGAATGTGAGACATCCTATCTTCAGGGCGGTCAGCGTCGGGAAGTGGTCCTTTGCCGTCTCGATCGAGCTGAGGCGTTCCTGGGATTGAACTTATATCAGGATGCGCTGCATGACGCCCGCCGGGCGATTACCTCGGCCAGAGATCTGCAAATTAAATACGAATTAGCCAAGGGCTGTTTTTTCGGAGCACAGGCCTTGTCCGGACTGGGCCGTAACGCCGAAGCGCGACAGATGTTGAAGGATGCCGGTCGCAATTTCGAAGCGGTGCGTAACGAAGGTTTCAGTGCGGCTGTAGCGCTGACCGAAGCGCGTCTTGACCGGTCGGCCAAAAACCGCACGCTTAAAATGAAAGCGGCCCGCCGCCGTTTCCGCCGAGCGCAGTTGCCGCTCTGGGCCGCTATATGTGATCTTCAAATTGCCTCCCAGACCAGCGATGACGACCGCGCCCTCGACCGGCTGGCACGCAATTCCGCCGTGCATACCGTCCCGCATCTTTTAGCCGGTTATCACACTCTGCGTGGTGATCGTTGCGCCGAGGCGGATGATCTGGATCGAGCGATCGGCCACTGGTCGCAGGCGGCCGAGCTGCTCGATGCCGTCCGCGCCAAGCTGCCTCCGGTGGAAATGAGGTCGTCGTTTTTTGCCACGCGCAGTGAACCGCATCGCAAACTGGTGGAATCTCAGGCCGAACGGGAGCCGCTCAAGGCGGCGGTGTGGTCGGAACGTCTTAAGACCACCGGACTCTGGTCAACGCTGAGCGATCCCGCCGACAAGCCCGAACGACAGCGCGTGACCGAAAGCCTGGCACAGCTTGCCGATCAGGTGGCCTCGATCAGCGGCAATCTGAACGATCCCTCGGAACGCGGCCTCTCCGTGCGCCGCCGTCGCTCCCGCCGCCTGCTGGCCATGCAGCGAGAAGTGCGCGATGGTCTCGCCGCGGTCGAAAAAGCCCAGGGGGATATTTCCACTTTCGAACAAATCGCGGCCGGGTTCGCCCGCCGTTCTTATCAAATGCCGATTGTCCAGTTCTATGTCGGACCTCAGGATATCGTCGCTTTCGTGCACCGACGCGGTGAGTGCCGTTCGTATCGTTATGCCGACGGCGCTCTTACGCTACGACATCTGATCGGGCAATGGCGCTATTTCGTCGAATGCGTCCCGAACCGGCGGGGGAAACTACGTCGATCGGAACTGGATGATGAGACACGCATACTTTCACGTATCGGTCATTGGCTGCTGCCGCCGCTGGAGATTCCGGCTCAGAGTCGCCGGGTGCTGATTATCCCCGAGGGCCAGTTGAGTGGTTTGCCCTGGCAGGCGTTGCGCGGCAACGGGGGAACCTGTCTGCTGGATCGCCACGAATTGGTTTTCTCGCCGAGTTTGCGGCATTACGAGTTTGCTCGCGAGCAGAATTGTCGCTCGCAACAGGCTCGTGTGTTCGTCGGTCCGGTCGACGGACTTCGCCATGTCCGGGATGAACTGGATATGGTTCTTGACAGCCTCGGCGATCTGTCCGTCCAGGTTGCCGATCCCTGTCGTCGTGAGGACTGGCCGGAAAGCGGCAGCTATCGTCTCTGGCATTACACCGGGCATGCTTCGTTGCGTACTGACAATCCGTTCTACTCTTCGTTGCATCTGGCTGATGGACCGATGTTCGCGGCCGACTTTCGCCTGCGCCATAACCGCGTCGCACTCGTTACCCTGGCTGCCTGCCGGACCGGGCAACAAGCGGGTCTTCCGGCCGAGGAATCAGCCGGACTCGTGCGGGCATTGCTGGAAATGGGCGCACGTACGGTAGTTGCCGGTAACTGGGCCGTAGCCGATAAATCCACGTCCGTTTGGATGAGCGAACTCTATCGAAATTATATAGATGGCAATAAGCCTGCCGAAGCGGTACGCCGGTCTTCTCTGGCGGTGCGGGAACGGTATCCTTCAGCTTACCACTGGGGAGCGTTCTCCGCTTTCGGCGCTGACTGA
- a CDS encoding S8 family serine peptidase, with the protein MHHTPDPKRLIRTISTGCVLCLLFLAVTALASDGSGNTVLDKGTTKASDPIVTSVYVPGQLVVKFAEDINSVDAVIEGVGMGVAGYLGHSGAYLIYVNDGIDLEQISGQLANQPEVEYAHPNYHFVQLHPVQGSYPFPDEASSGSYHQQPAADLLNLDDAQMSATGAGVTIAVIDGGMKLTHPLFEGKAVSAYDFVDGDIDASDETGGPSSGHGTFVGGVLHLMAPDAELRSYRVININGYGDGFTLARAIEQAVEDGCDVINLSLVLTERHLAVRDAIAYAVSQGVAVFAAAGNENVSDLTYPAAEDGVTAVAAIEDDLTLSDYSNFGNFIDLCAPGSDIYSGYLGTDYAWWSGTSFATPFVTGTAALLIQSDPDITPAALSWILRNTADDIDGVNPTIAGLLGAGLVDPVAALNVAGSGDYATVTPDTLIIEVVQGGQYVYSPMGIAWIQSTNAPADYTYELIEVDSIFANVFPGTGRTNDSVIVMAAEFADEGDYYNIIRFWVDGIVDPVDLVVCQRVVPGTPPDPTAVASPSYFQFIDETGATTPYYGASLISSTNAPAAFSATIVTGSEFLSLITTSGTTNDDSLYFSVDPSLIGTPGSYGGIIEVSVEGISGALGIPITLVISDTTLVGDSAWVMIEPDSIFYLPQGDEVGANGVIHVYSTNAPAPYLIGIYGTESFVMMEEPVGITDEDLDFTVSAEGLEPGWYYDTIKVWVDGVTNTEVDQIITLVVGDDTSENNPLTLWPDIASFNMPAGVDSMLLQPILVSSPNPPTPYLVTVRDDNDFTVMFDSSGYTNENFFVGIVTAASMAPGTYVDTLDFRANGAGDPVPCVLSLVIEENSGGYDSLFVLTPSEVTIYMPEGTDTSLDVSVLVSYPGDPEGYYVEIQGINDLVQLETTTGYTGDYFDFTMVGLSSLTAGIYVDTLAFYLDNDALPDAGPVYCYLQINVSDTTSGGGGTGGDGSAWLDPYWMRFVAYEGDTDIQERTTVIHYADSLAMFIGHVLGGPESFVSLRDTLGTVGDMIFIEVDPTGFMEGLYHDSILFDVEGYEGVLVFEVALAIGADTSQQVTALNNFPNPFNPQTTISFSLAAPGRVQLRIYNVLGQEVATLVDDRLESGQHEFVWNGTSSSGHPVGSGVYFYRLTTDNTTATRKLLLLR; encoded by the coding sequence ATGCATCACACTCCTGATCCCAAACGACTGATCCGGACGATATCCACGGGATGTGTGCTTTGCCTGTTGTTTCTGGCGGTGACGGCCCTGGCCAGTGATGGTTCCGGCAATACCGTGCTGGACAAAGGCACCACCAAGGCTTCCGATCCGATAGTCACATCCGTTTACGTACCGGGTCAACTGGTTGTCAAATTCGCCGAGGATATCAACTCTGTCGATGCCGTTATCGAAGGTGTCGGAATGGGAGTTGCCGGTTATCTGGGTCACTCGGGGGCGTATCTGATCTACGTCAACGATGGAATCGATCTGGAGCAAATCAGCGGTCAGTTGGCCAACCAGCCGGAAGTGGAATACGCCCACCCGAACTACCATTTCGTGCAATTGCATCCGGTGCAGGGGAGTTATCCTTTTCCCGATGAGGCCAGTTCCGGCAGCTATCATCAACAGCCTGCGGCAGATCTGCTGAACCTCGATGATGCTCAGATGTCGGCCACGGGCGCCGGAGTCACGATTGCGGTGATCGACGGCGGCATGAAGTTAACGCACCCGTTGTTCGAGGGGAAAGCCGTTTCGGCGTATGACTTCGTTGACGGTGATATCGATGCCTCCGATGAGACCGGTGGGCCGTCTTCCGGGCACGGAACCTTCGTCGGCGGTGTCCTCCATCTCATGGCTCCCGATGCGGAACTTCGCTCTTACCGGGTAATCAACATCAACGGTTACGGTGACGGTTTCACGCTGGCCAGAGCGATCGAGCAGGCGGTTGAGGACGGCTGTGATGTCATCAACCTCAGCCTCGTGCTTACTGAACGGCATCTGGCCGTTCGTGATGCCATTGCCTATGCCGTTTCGCAGGGAGTGGCGGTATTTGCAGCGGCCGGCAATGAAAATGTTTCGGATCTGACCTATCCCGCCGCTGAAGATGGCGTGACGGCCGTAGCAGCGATCGAAGATGATCTGACTCTCTCGGACTATTCGAACTTCGGTAATTTTATCGATCTCTGCGCTCCCGGATCGGACATCTACTCGGGATATCTGGGAACCGATTATGCCTGGTGGAGCGGTACCAGTTTCGCCACACCGTTCGTAACCGGCACGGCCGCGCTGCTTATTCAGAGCGATCCCGATATTACACCGGCCGCGTTAAGCTGGATTCTGAGAAATACGGCCGATGATATCGACGGCGTCAATCCAACTATTGCCGGATTGCTCGGCGCCGGGCTGGTTGATCCAGTTGCCGCTTTGAATGTCGCAGGCTCGGGCGATTATGCTACCGTTACCCCCGACACCCTCATCATTGAGGTGGTCCAGGGTGGACAGTATGTCTATTCCCCGATGGGAATAGCGTGGATCCAGTCTACCAACGCTCCTGCCGACTACACCTACGAGTTGATCGAAGTGGACTCGATCTTTGCCAATGTATTTCCGGGGACCGGTCGGACCAACGACTCGGTGATCGTTATGGCGGCTGAATTCGCGGATGAAGGCGATTATTACAACATTATCCGATTCTGGGTAGACGGCATTGTCGATCCCGTTGATCTGGTGGTTTGTCAGAGAGTGGTGCCCGGAACTCCGCCGGACCCGACGGCCGTCGCCTCTCCGTCGTATTTCCAATTTATCGACGAAACAGGCGCGACAACACCGTACTACGGCGCGTCATTGATCAGCTCGACCAACGCCCCGGCGGCTTTCTCGGCGACGATTGTCACGGGATCGGAATTCCTGTCTCTCATAACAACTTCTGGGACTACCAACGACGACAGTCTGTATTTCAGCGTCGACCCGTCGCTGATCGGCACACCGGGCTCTTACGGAGGTATTATCGAAGTATCCGTCGAGGGTATCTCCGGCGCACTGGGCATTCCAATCACGCTGGTCATAAGTGATACCACGCTCGTCGGAGACAGCGCCTGGGTCATGATCGAGCCGGACTCGATTTTCTACCTGCCCCAGGGAGATGAGGTCGGCGCCAATGGCGTTATACATGTCTATTCAACCAACGCTCCGGCTCCATACCTGATCGGTATCTACGGCACGGAGTCCTTTGTGATGATGGAAGAACCTGTCGGTATCACCGATGAGGACCTGGACTTCACCGTCTCAGCGGAAGGGCTGGAGCCGGGCTGGTATTACGACACGATCAAGGTCTGGGTCGACGGAGTAACGAATACGGAAGTAGACCAGATCATCACCCTGGTGGTTGGAGATGATACTTCGGAAAACAATCCTCTGACTCTCTGGCCCGATATCGCCTCGTTCAACATGCCGGCCGGTGTGGACAGCATGTTGCTGCAACCGATTCTGGTCAGTTCCCCGAATCCACCTACCCCGTATTTGGTGACTGTCAGAGACGACAATGACTTCACGGTGATGTTCGACAGCAGCGGTTATACCAACGAGAATTTCTTCGTCGGTATCGTCACGGCAGCTTCCATGGCTCCGGGAACTTACGTCGACACGCTGGACTTCCGGGCCAACGGAGCGGGTGATCCGGTGCCGTGCGTATTGTCGCTCGTGATCGAGGAAAACTCCGGCGGTTATGACAGTCTGTTCGTACTGACTCCATCGGAAGTAACGATCTACATGCCGGAGGGAACGGACACGTCGCTCGATGTGAGCGTTCTGGTGAGTTATCCGGGTGATCCGGAAGGTTATTACGTTGAGATCCAGGGGATCAACGATCTGGTGCAACTTGAGACGACGACCGGTTATACGGGTGACTATTTCGACTTCACTATGGTCGGTTTGTCCAGTCTTACGGCCGGTATTTATGTCGACACGCTGGCTTTCTATCTCGATAACGACGCCTTGCCGGACGCCGGCCCGGTGTACTGCTATCTGCAGATCAACGTCAGCGACACGACTTCCGGCGGCGGCGGTACCGGTGGTGACGGTAGTGCCTGGCTCGACCCTTACTGGATGCGATTCGTCGCGTATGAAGGAGACACGGATATTCAGGAACGCACGACCGTAATTCACTACGCCGACTCGCTGGCAATGTTTATCGGCCATGTGCTTGGCGGTCCCGAGAGCTTCGTCTCACTTCGTGATACCCTGGGAACGGTAGGCGACATGATTTTTATCGAGGTCGATCCGACCGGGTTCATGGAGGGTCTATACCATGACTCGATTCTGTTCGATGTCGAGGGTTATGAAGGCGTGCTGGTGTTTGAAGTAGCTCTGGCAATCGGCGCCGACACGTCTCAGCAGGTGACGGCTCTGAACAACTTCCCGAATCCGTTCAATCCCCAAACCACCATATCGTTCAGTCTGGCTGCTCCGGGCCGGGTGCAACTTCGTATTTATAACGTGCTCGGTCAGGAAGTGGCTACGCTGGTCGATGATCGCCTGGAGAGCGGACAGCATGAGTTTGTCTGGAACGGCACATCTTCGAGCGGTCACCCCGTCGGCTCCGGAGTGTATTTCTACCGGCTGACAACGGACAACACCACGGCCACACGCAAACTTCTCCTCTTACGGTAA
- a CDS encoding TetR/AcrR family transcriptional regulator, giving the protein MAPRTADKESKRLQILSAALQVVARKGMHGFKMIEIAEQAGVGKGTLYEYFPSKEKMLSGVFEMFFAEFLEYIGKRMAGIEDPAEKIRRYVVYSIEFLCEREDLVDGLFDFYAGGIPRKNGASPLFEMTDAYRKAIADLAGIIEKGIARKVFRPVDARFFAAMILATIDGLWFQMALRVTPMKKGINGPRLADMILSGLSNRAARSKKKSSRTREIKQ; this is encoded by the coding sequence ATGGCTCCGAGAACCGCGGATAAAGAATCGAAAAGATTACAGATCCTGTCGGCTGCGCTTCAGGTGGTGGCACGCAAAGGAATGCACGGCTTCAAGATGATTGAAATAGCCGAGCAGGCCGGGGTAGGCAAGGGCACTCTCTATGAATACTTCCCCAGTAAAGAGAAGATGCTTTCCGGGGTTTTCGAGATGTTCTTCGCCGAATTTCTCGAATACATAGGGAAACGGATGGCCGGAATCGAGGACCCGGCGGAAAAGATTCGGCGCTATGTCGTTTATTCGATTGAATTCCTGTGCGAACGCGAGGATCTGGTGGACGGTCTTTTCGATTTCTATGCCGGTGGTATCCCGCGCAAGAACGGCGCCTCACCGCTTTTTGAAATGACCGATGCCTATCGCAAGGCGATTGCGGACCTGGCCGGTATAATCGAAAAGGGAATCGCCCGGAAAGTGTTTCGGCCGGTCGACGCACGATTTTTCGCCGCGATGATCCTGGCGACAATCGACGGCCTCTGGTTCCAGATGGCGCTCCGGGTAACGCCAATGAAAAAGGGTATAAACGGCCCCAGGTTGGCAGACATGATTTTGTCGGGATTGAGTAACCGGGCGGCCCGAAGTAAGAAAAAAAGCTCCAGGACAAGGGAGATAAAGCAATGA
- a CDS encoding outer membrane lipoprotein-sorting protein, which translates to MIRIWTTTGLVVLLCVVAVRAQLKKSGDPLVDSLVNEVDRLYRSSSSYAEMEMEIVTPHWQRTLKMDAWSEGMDKTFIRINEPLKEKGVTTLRIDNEMWNYLPKTDKVMKIPPSMMMGSWMGSDFTNDDLVKESSFFDDYSYELIPSDSGDENLYYINCIPRPDLAVVWGNIVIGVEKDTRLPVWQRYYDEKKELMRVMTYSDVRTFDGRTLPATMAMVPTTKEGHKTVIRYTVAKFDIKLDKDIFSLRNLQSGQ; encoded by the coding sequence ATGATTCGGATATGGACGACAACGGGGCTGGTGGTTTTGTTGTGCGTGGTCGCGGTCCGGGCGCAGTTGAAAAAGAGCGGTGATCCGCTGGTCGACAGCCTGGTCAACGAGGTGGATCGGCTCTATCGTTCATCCAGCAGTTATGCCGAGATGGAGATGGAGATCGTCACTCCCCACTGGCAGCGAACCCTGAAGATGGATGCCTGGAGCGAGGGGATGGACAAGACTTTCATTCGCATCAACGAACCGCTGAAAGAAAAAGGGGTTACCACGCTGCGGATCGACAACGAAATGTGGAACTACCTTCCCAAAACCGACAAAGTGATGAAAATACCGCCGTCGATGATGATGGGTTCCTGGATGGGCTCCGATTTCACTAACGACGACCTGGTCAAGGAGTCCTCGTTTTTCGATGATTATTCCTACGAGTTGATTCCCTCCGACAGCGGCGATGAGAATCTTTATTACATCAACTGCATCCCGCGTCCGGACCTGGCCGTGGTGTGGGGCAACATCGTGATAGGGGTCGAGAAAGATACGCGCCTTCCGGTCTGGCAGCGCTATTATGACGAAAAGAAGGAGTTAATGCGGGTGATGACTTACTCCGACGTCAGGACTTTCGACGGCCGTACGCTCCCCGCGACGATGGCGATGGTGCCGACGACCAAGGAAGGACACAAGACGGTGATTCGTTATACCGTGGCAAAATTCGATATCAAGCTGGACAAGGATATTTTCTCGCTCAGGAATCTTCAGTCGGGGCAGTAA
- a CDS encoding ABC transporter permease, whose product MLTFRIAARNVFRQKRRTLLTVLTMMGGFTLASISIAFSDGSYANIISTFTRTQMGHIQIHGKGYLDRPTLYNTIDDYETVGAAIDSVAGVIAWSPRVYSAGLGSVGEKTTAVRIVGIDPEREETATRFDKKIISGKSFMPGATHRTILGKGLAIVLKAGPGDTLVVVSQGADGSIANDAYEIIGTAETGDEVGDQNTMYLSLTDAQDLLVLYGRAHEMVVIVDNLDDVLDLADQIQALPALQKYDVSPWQKFAASFYTAMQADRQGTWIMLGIIVLIVSVGVLNTVLMTVLERRREYGVLRAIGVRPGQVVRLVLYEVAAMDVVAVLFGAVVSLGVNYWLSRTGIDMAQAFTYGGMEFKTMYSEVNLQSFTIPAITVTAAALLVSVIPALKAARTAPAKAMRTH is encoded by the coding sequence ATGCTCACATTTCGCATAGCGGCCCGCAACGTTTTTCGGCAAAAACGAAGAACGTTGTTAACGGTGCTGACGATGATGGGCGGTTTTACTCTGGCCTCGATTTCGATTGCCTTTTCCGACGGCAGCTATGCGAATATAATCAGCACTTTTACACGCACGCAAATGGGGCATATCCAGATCCACGGCAAGGGCTATCTGGATCGTCCGACTCTCTACAACACGATCGACGATTACGAAACGGTCGGTGCGGCGATTGACAGTGTGGCCGGAGTGATAGCCTGGTCGCCCCGGGTGTATTCGGCCGGGCTGGGTTCGGTCGGCGAAAAAACGACTGCGGTGCGAATCGTGGGAATCGATCCCGAGCGTGAAGAAACGGCGACGAGATTCGACAAGAAGATTATTTCCGGCAAGAGTTTTATGCCCGGTGCGACGCACCGGACAATTCTCGGCAAGGGGCTGGCAATCGTTCTCAAGGCCGGTCCCGGCGACACATTGGTAGTGGTTTCGCAGGGAGCGGACGGCTCGATTGCCAACGATGCTTACGAGATTATCGGTACGGCCGAGACCGGTGATGAAGTTGGCGATCAGAACACGATGTACCTGAGCCTGACTGATGCGCAGGATTTGTTGGTGCTGTACGGAAGAGCCCACGAGATGGTGGTGATAGTTGATAATCTGGACGACGTGCTCGATCTGGCGGATCAAATTCAGGCCTTGCCGGCGCTTCAGAAATACGATGTGTCCCCCTGGCAGAAATTCGCGGCTTCGTTTTACACGGCGATGCAGGCCGACCGTCAGGGGACCTGGATTATGCTGGGCATTATCGTGCTGATCGTTTCGGTCGGGGTGCTCAACACTGTTCTCATGACCGTTCTGGAGCGCCGCCGCGAGTATGGGGTGCTTCGCGCCATAGGCGTACGACCGGGCCAGGTGGTGCGACTGGTTTTGTACGAAGTGGCTGCGATGGATGTGGTCGCGGTGTTGTTCGGTGCAGTCGTGAGCCTTGGGGTAAATTACTGGCTGAGCCGGACCGGAATCGACATGGCGCAGGCCTTTACGTACGGAGGCATGGAGTTCAAAACCATGTATTCGGAAGTGAATCTTCAGAGTTTCACAATCCCGGCGATAACGGTAACGGCAGCGGCGTTGCTGGTAAGTGTAATTCCGGCGCTCAAAGCGGCTCGAACGGCTCCGGCCAAAGCGATGCGGACGCACTGA
- a CDS encoding FtsX-like permease family protein: MKLYIKLAWRNIMRNKRRTIIAGLALGIGLASLIYTDALWIGLEDNMIASATSSFLGEGQINREGFRRTFEAELTINDLDSVMARLSREPEVEHFTERVLGLGMISSPANISSISMVGIDPATEPPLSQIDEALTEGKYLSGDNPRDLLIGRKLAELLEVELGDRVVLTVAEAHTGELSQEMFRVSGIFFFNVAEMDQSMAFVQLNQARKMLGIEGQAHQIAIDFTHRDIGRDRKNPFWARYSTDGNEAAGWVVLLPQLEGVFEMSQFSTLLLGIVLFAVVALVIINSLFMSLYERMFEFGVLRALGTRPLSMGRLIVLEAGALAVISIVLGALLCLAALLITDHYGIDYGGIEFAGVTFRDLLYPVVEPSQFIVYPVAVFLFTLLIALYPAAYAARLKPAEAMRRSF, from the coding sequence ATGAAACTGTACATTAAGCTGGCCTGGCGCAATATCATGCGCAACAAGCGGAGGACGATTATCGCCGGTCTGGCGCTTGGAATCGGTCTGGCGTCGCTGATTTATACCGATGCGCTCTGGATCGGGCTTGAAGACAACATGATCGCATCGGCGACCTCATCGTTCCTGGGCGAGGGGCAGATCAATCGCGAGGGATTCCGGCGAACGTTCGAAGCGGAGTTGACGATCAATGATCTCGATTCGGTCATGGCCCGGCTTTCACGTGAGCCGGAGGTAGAACATTTTACCGAACGAGTGCTCGGTTTGGGGATGATCAGTTCTCCGGCCAATATCAGTTCGATCAGCATGGTGGGGATCGATCCGGCCACCGAGCCGCCGCTCTCGCAAATCGACGAGGCGTTGACCGAGGGGAAATATCTGAGCGGCGACAATCCCCGTGATCTGCTTATCGGTCGCAAACTGGCCGAGTTGCTCGAGGTCGAGTTAGGCGACCGGGTGGTGCTGACGGTTGCGGAAGCGCACACCGGTGAGTTGTCTCAGGAGATGTTTCGCGTCAGCGGGATCTTCTTTTTCAACGTCGCCGAAATGGATCAGAGCATGGCGTTCGTACAGTTGAATCAGGCCCGGAAGATGCTCGGGATCGAAGGACAGGCACATCAGATAGCGATAGATTTCACGCACCGCGATATTGGCCGCGACCGTAAGAATCCGTTCTGGGCGCGATATTCAACTGACGGCAACGAGGCGGCCGGCTGGGTGGTGCTGTTGCCGCAGCTTGAGGGTGTGTTCGAGATGTCGCAATTCTCGACATTGTTGCTGGGGATCGTGCTGTTCGCGGTGGTGGCGCTGGTGATAATTAATTCGTTGTTCATGTCGCTCTACGAACGGATGTTCGAATTCGGGGTGCTTCGAGCGCTGGGCACACGGCCGCTTTCGATGGGTCGCCTGATCGTTCTCGAAGCCGGAGCCCTGGCGGTAATCTCGATCGTGCTGGGGGCATTACTCTGTCTGGCGGCGCTGCTGATCACCGATCATTATGGAATCGACTACGGCGGCATCGAATTCGCCGGGGTAACTTTTCGCGATTTGCTCTATCCGGTCGTGGAACCGAGTCAGTTTATCGTTTATCCCGTGGCGGTGTTTTTATTCACCCTGCTGATCGCTCTTTATCCGGCCGCCTATGCCGCCCGGCTCAAACCGGCCGAGGCTATGCGAAGATCATTTTAG
- a CDS encoding ABC transporter ATP-binding protein, with amino-acid sequence MSETKPNAVIVTEGVTKTYEDNGVPVKAVKGIDLTVERGEFTAIVGPSGSGKTTFLNIISGLDTVTEGKVWLDGKLLSEMSGRELSDFRRDNIGFIFQAYNLIPVLSVRENVEYVMLLQSIPADERKRRVDDILAQVGLADYADRLPTKLSGGQQQRVAVARAMVSRPVLVLADEPTANLDSKTGADLLDMMRDLNRSTGMTFLFSTHDNMIMERAARLVTLKDGLIDSDEVRE; translated from the coding sequence ATGTCCGAGACCAAGCCAAACGCGGTTATCGTCACCGAAGGGGTGACCAAAACCTACGAGGACAACGGCGTGCCGGTGAAGGCGGTCAAAGGGATCGACCTGACTGTCGAGCGCGGGGAGTTCACCGCTATCGTGGGGCCGTCCGGGTCCGGTAAAACCACATTTCTGAATATCATATCGGGATTGGATACGGTAACGGAGGGAAAGGTCTGGCTCGACGGCAAGTTGCTGTCGGAAATGTCCGGACGGGAGTTATCGGATTTTCGGCGGGACAATATCGGTTTCATTTTTCAGGCTTACAATCTGATACCGGTTTTATCGGTAAGGGAGAATGTGGAGTATGTCATGCTTCTCCAGTCGATCCCGGCCGATGAACGAAAACGGCGCGTTGACGATATCCTGGCCCAGGTCGGCCTGGCCGACTATGCCGACCGTCTGCCGACCAAACTCTCCGGTGGACAACAACAGCGCGTGGCCGTAGCGCGGGCGATGGTCTCCCGGCCGGTTCTGGTGCTGGCCGACGAACCGACCGCCAACCTGGATTCGAAAACCGGCGCCGATCTGCTCGATATGATGCGCGATCTGAACCGCTCGACCGGGATGACTTTCCTCTTTTCGACTCACGACAACATGATCATGGAGCGAGCGGCCCGGCTGGTGACGCTCAAAGACGGTCTGATCGACAGCGATGAGGTGCGTGAATGA